One genomic region from Vannielia litorea encodes:
- a CDS encoding urease accessory protein UreD translates to MGAAITIEGEIGAARAKQPRAVGAARVTARPDARGGGRIGELRMSGAMKLLFPRRAGALQAMLLNSAGGITGGDRFRLEAGAEPGAALSLTTQAAERAYRAQPGEVGEVSVRLSAGAGAGLHWLPQETILFQACALRRRLRVDLAEDARLLLCEPLVFGRTAMGEHLTEGWFSDRVEVFRGGERLFTDATRLEGDISARLAGPATGAGCRASALVVYVAPDAEHQRDALRAALPQDALAGASLIAQDVMVARFLGPDGFGLRKLLMPALDRLSGNTLPRSWRL, encoded by the coding sequence GTGGGGGCAGCCATTACCATTGAAGGCGAGATAGGCGCGGCGCGGGCGAAGCAGCCGAGGGCCGTTGGTGCGGCGCGGGTGACGGCGCGGCCCGATGCCCGTGGCGGCGGGCGGATCGGCGAGTTGCGGATGTCGGGCGCGATGAAGCTGCTCTTCCCCCGACGCGCGGGCGCCTTGCAGGCAATGCTGCTCAATTCGGCGGGCGGAATCACCGGGGGCGACAGGTTTCGGCTTGAGGCCGGGGCCGAGCCGGGCGCGGCGCTGAGCCTCACCACACAGGCCGCAGAGCGGGCCTATCGCGCCCAGCCGGGCGAGGTTGGCGAGGTATCGGTCCGGCTGAGCGCGGGCGCGGGGGCCGGCCTACACTGGCTGCCGCAGGAGACGATCCTGTTTCAGGCCTGCGCCCTGCGCCGCCGCCTGCGGGTAGACTTGGCGGAGGATGCCAGGCTGCTGCTCTGTGAGCCGCTGGTCTTTGGCCGCACGGCGATGGGCGAGCACCTGACCGAGGGCTGGTTCAGCGACCGGGTCGAGGTGTTTCGGGGCGGCGAAAGGCTCTTTACCGATGCCACGCGGCTGGAGGGCGATATCAGCGCCCGGCTTGCGGGCCCCGCAACCGGCGCGGGCTGCCGTGCCTCGGCGCTGGTTGTCTATGTCGCCCCCGATGCCGAACACCAGCGCGATGCGCTCCGTGCCGCTCTGCCGCAAGACGCTCTGGCGGGCGCCTCGCTGATTGCGCAAGATGTGATGGTGGCCCGATTCCTCGGCCCCGATGGTTTTGGCCTGCGCAAGCTCCTCATGCCCGCGCTGGACCGGCTTTCGGGCAATACCCTTCCACGATCCTGGAGGCTCTGA
- a CDS encoding urease subunit gamma, whose amino-acid sequence MQLTPREKDKLLIAMAAEVARKRLARGVKLNHPEAIALITDAVVEGARDGRSVADMMEAGAQVVSAEQCMEGIAEMIHEVQVEATFPDGTKLVTVHNPIR is encoded by the coding sequence ATGCAACTCACCCCCCGCGAAAAGGACAAGCTCCTCATCGCCATGGCCGCAGAGGTGGCCCGCAAGCGGCTGGCCCGCGGCGTAAAGCTGAACCACCCCGAGGCGATTGCGCTGATCACCGATGCGGTGGTGGAGGGCGCCCGCGATGGCCGCTCGGTCGCGGACATGATGGAGGCGGGCGCGCAGGTGGTGAGCGCGGAGCAATGCATGGAGGGGATCGCCGAGATGATCCACGAGGTGCAGGTGGAGGCGACCTTTCCCGACGGCACCAAGCTGGTGACCGTACACAACCCCATTCGCTAA